A single region of the Micropterus dolomieu isolate WLL.071019.BEF.003 ecotype Adirondacks linkage group LG02, ASM2129224v1, whole genome shotgun sequence genome encodes:
- the hexim1 gene encoding protein HEXIM1: MTEPAEQTHHLKTSGSPSGGSSGDASEHLPASNRGGPENGDRGRQRDQKRQQRAGNCGDINTDKLWQMKGGQRGVCPAFAAGNELPKCPIAARSHQKSDVQAAGDGGPPSQGKNGEDRPLGETLNLKEESLLIDSDTGFDTRLGRKRHRRRNSKKKRSWKPYYKLSWEERKALEEKETARASRLREEMFAKGLPVAPYNTTQFLMDEHDREEPDLNTETGVRRPSGVGGRMEDTGSEEEFFDNEEDDDDDGSGGGSDGIGRPGNAGGEFLQRDFSETYEMYHVESLQNMTKQELVQEYLELEKCMSRLEEENNRLRRAVEPGGLTVESSLVRLGELERELERLRAQNTELLLQNQPSKDRSQVATN; this comes from the coding sequence ATGACAGAGCCAGCGGAGCAGACCCATCACCTGAAAACTTCAGGCAGCCCATCAGGTGGGAGCAGCGGAGACGCGTCGGAGCATCTCCCAGCCAGCAACCGTGGTGGACCAGAGAATGGCGACAGGGGGCGACAGAGAGACCAGAAGCGGCAGCAGCGGGCGGGGAACTGTGGGGATATCAACACAGACAAGTTATGGCAAATGAAAGGCGGACAGAGGGGGGTGTGCCCTGCCTTTGCAGCCGGAAACGAGCTCCCAAAGTGCCCGATTGCAGCTCGGTCTCATCAGAAATCCGATGTGCAGGCAGCGGGAGACGGTGGTCCCCCCTCACAGGGGAAAAACGGTGAAGACAGACCGCTGGGGGAGACCTTAAACCTCAAAGAGGAGAGTTTGCTCATCGACTCCGACACTGGCTTTGATACGCGTCTGGGCAGGAAGAGACACAGGCGCAGGAACTCCAAGAAGAAGCGCAGCTGGAAGCCTTATTATAAACTTTCctgggaggagaggaaagccctggaagagaaagagacagccAGGGCATCCCGGCTGAGAGAGGAGATGTTCGCCAAAGGGCTCCCCGTGGCCCCCTACAACACCACCCAGTTTCTGATGGACGAGCACGACCGAGAGGAGCCGGACCTCAACACCGAGACCGGGGTCAGGCGACCCTCGGGGGTCGGCGGCCGCATGGAGGACACAGGCAGTGAGGAGGAGTTCTTCGACAACGAGGAGGACGACGATGATGACGGCAGCGGCGGAGGTAGCGACGGCATCGGGAGGCCTGGGAACGCAGGTGGGGAGTTTCTTCAGAGAGACTTTTCCGAGACCTATGAGATGTACCACGTCGAGAGCCTACAGAATATGACCAAGCAGGAGCTGGTCCAGGAGTACCTGGAGCTGGAGAAGTGCATGTCCCgcctggaggaggagaacaaCCGGCTGAGGCGCGCCGTAGAGCCCGGGGGTCTGACCGTGGAGAGCTCCCTGGTCCGGCTTGGAGAGCTGGAGAGGGAACTGGAGAGACTGAGGGCCCAAAACACGGAGCTCCTTCTGCAGAACCAGCCGAGCAAGGACAGGAGTCAGGTCGCTACTAATTAA